A genomic region of Mycobacterium sp. Aquia_213 contains the following coding sequences:
- a CDS encoding type I polyketide synthase: MTIHEHDRVSADRDGNGPHSTHALVDRLTAGEPYAVAFGGQGSAWLETLEELVSSAGIETDIATLVGEAELLLEPVAKALVVVRPIGFEPLRWVRALAAEDPTPADKHLTSAAVSMPGVLLTQIAAVRALARQGMDWTATPPVAVAGHSQGVLAVEAFKAEGARDVELLALAQLIGAAGTLVARRRGISVLGDRPPMVSVTNADPERIVALLDEFSQDVRTVLPPVLSIRNGRRSVVITGTPEQLSRFELYCQQISEKEEADRKNKLRGGDVFAPVFDPVRVEVGFHTPRLADGIDIVGAWAEKVGLDVELARRLTDAILVSGVDWVEEITGVHNAGARWILDLGPGDILTRLTAPVIRGLGVGIVPAATRGGQRNLFTVGATPEVARPWSSYAPTVVTLPDGRVKLSTKFTRLTGRSPILLAGMTPTTVDAKIVAAAANAGHWAELAGGGQVTEEIFGARIEELSGLLEPGRTYQFNTLFLDPYLWKLQVGGKRLVQKARQAGAAIDGLVISAGIPDLEEAVELIDELNDVGISHVVFKPGTIEQIRSVIRIATEAPTKSVIVHIEGGRAGGHHSWEDLDDLLLATYSELRSRSNITVCVGGGIGTPERAAEYLSGRWSESYGFPSMPIDGILVGTAAMATLESTTSPSVKQMLVETNGTDQWIGAGKAQGGMASSRSQLGADIHEIDNSASRCGRLLDEVAGDADAVAERRDEIIAAMAGTAKPYFGDVREMTYLQWLQRYVELAIGAGNSTADTASPGSPWLADTWRDRFQQMLQRAEARLHAQDHGPIETLFDDDALLESPQQAIATLVGRYADAETVVLHPADVPFFVTLCKTLGKPVNFVPVIDKDVRRWWRSDSLWQAHDARYDADQVCIIPGTAAVAGITRVDEPVGELLDRFEQAAIDDVLRAGGEAKAVRSRRLGRPDVTGPLAVVLDAPDVRWAGRTATNPVHRIADPADWLVHEGQRATHSSTGARLQVKSDGGAGNEQVVLSVPVSGVWIDIPFTLHANTIDGGTPVVSTDDATAAMRAVLAIAAGVDGPEFLPPVTDGTATVTVDWDPERVADHTGVTATFGERLAPSLTTVPDALVGLCWPAVFSTIGSAVTEAGVPVVEGLLSLVHLDHAAHVVGKLPAQPAQLTVTATASAAIDTDMGRVVPVAVTVAGPDGATIATLEERFAILGRTGSGELTDPSRAGGAVSENTTDTPRRRRRDVTMTAPVDMRPFAVVSGDHNPIHTDRAAALLAGLESPIVHGMWLSAAAQHTVTATDGQARPPARLIGWTARFLGMVRPGDEVDFRVDRVGIDQGAEVLEVTAKVGTDLVMSATARLAAPKTVYAFPGQGIQHKGMGMEVRARSKAARKVWDDADKFTRDTLGFSVLHVVRDNPTSLIASGVHYHHPDGVLYLTQFTQVAMATVAAAQVAEMREQGAFVEGAIACGHSVGEYTALACVLGVYQLEALLETVFHRGSNMHDIVPRDEMGRSNYRLAAIRPSQIDLPDDEVTDFVAEIAERTGEFLEIVNFNLRGSQYAIAGTVRGLEALEEEVERRREISGGKRSFILVPGIDVPFHSRVLRVGVADFRRSLERVMPRDADPELVIGRYIPNLVPRPFTLDRDFIQEIRDLVPAEPLDPILADYDTWLAERPGEMARTVFIELLAWQFASPVRWIETQDLLFIEEAAGGLGVERFVEIGVKSAPTVAGLATNTLKLSEYAHSTVEVLNAERDAAVLFANDTDPEPEADEAAESAAPEAAATPEGAAPAPAPAPTAPSGAPRPDDIGFDAADATLALIALSAKMRIDQIEQLDSIESITDGASSRRNQLLVDLGSELNLGAIDGAAEADLAGLRAQVTKLARTYKPYGPVLSDAINDQLRTVLGPSGRRPAAIIERVTKTWELGEGWAKHVVVEVALGTREGTSVRGGAMGHLHEGALADAAAVDKAIDAAVASVAARQGVSVALPSAGGGGGATIDAAALSEFTDQITGRDGVLASAARLVLGQLGLDDSVSAAPVATDAELIDLVTAELGSEWPRLVAPAFEAKKAVVFDDRWASAREDLVKLWLTDEGDIDAQWVSLSERFEGAGHVVATQATWWQGRALAAGRQIHASLFGRIAAGAENPDPGPYHSEVAVVTGASKGSIAASVVARLLDGGATVIATTSKLDEERLAFYRTLYRDHARFGATLWVVAANMASYSDIDALVEWVGAEQSESLGPQSIHIKDAQTPTLLFPFAAPRVAGDLSEAGSRSEMEMKVLLWAVQRLIGGLSKIGAERDIASRLHVVLPGSPNRGMFGGDGAYGEAKSALDALVSRWHAESSWAARVSLAHALIGWTRGTGLMGHNDAIVTAVEEAGVTTYSTDEMAAMLLALCDVESKVAAASEPIKADLTGGLGDIELDMAELAAKAREQATAASEEADDESGRGNPGTVAALPSPPRGYTPAPPPEWADLDLDPADLVVIVGGAELGPYGSSRTRFEMEVDSELSAAGVLELAWTTGLIRWEDDPQPGWYDTQSGDLIDEAELVERYHDIVVERCGIREFVDDGSIDPDHASPLLVSVFLEKDFAFVVSSEADARAFAEFDPEHTVIRPVPESSDWQVIRKAGTEIRVPRKNKLSRVVGGQVPTGFDPTVWGISPDMASSIDRLAVWNIVATVDAFLSAGFSPAEVMRYVHPSLVANTMGTGMGGGSSMQTMYHGNLLGRNKPNDIFQEVLPNIVAAHVVQSYIGSYGSMIHPVAACATAAVSVEEGVDKIRLGKAEMVVAGGIDDLTLEGIIGFGDMAATASTEMMRDRGIDDSKFSRPNDRRRLGFVEAQGGGTILLARGDLALKMGLPVLAVVGFAQSYGDGVHTSIPAPGLGALGAGRGGKESPLARELAKLGVGADDIAVISKHDTSTLANDPNETELHERLADSLGRSEGAPLFIVSQKSLTGHAKGGAAVFQMMGLCQMLRDGVIPPNRSLDCVDDELSGSAHFVWVRDTLRLGGKFPLKAGMLTSLGFGHVSGLVALVHPQAFIATLDPEQRDDYQRRADARLLAGQRRLVSAIAGGEPMYQRPPDRRFDHSAPEKRQEAAMLLNPVARLGDDEAYVG, from the coding sequence GTGACGATCCACGAGCACGACCGGGTGTCCGCTGACCGCGACGGGAATGGCCCGCACAGCACCCATGCTCTGGTCGACCGTCTCACGGCCGGCGAGCCGTACGCCGTCGCATTCGGCGGTCAGGGCAGCGCCTGGTTGGAGACCCTTGAAGAGCTGGTGTCCTCGGCGGGCATCGAGACCGATATCGCCACGCTGGTCGGCGAAGCGGAGCTGCTGCTCGAACCGGTGGCCAAAGCGCTGGTCGTGGTGCGCCCGATCGGCTTCGAGCCGCTGCGGTGGGTGCGCGCCCTGGCGGCCGAGGACCCGACGCCCGCGGACAAGCACCTGACGTCGGCCGCGGTGTCGATGCCCGGCGTGCTGCTCACCCAGATCGCCGCCGTCCGTGCCCTGGCGCGACAGGGCATGGACTGGACCGCGACCCCGCCGGTCGCCGTCGCCGGCCACTCGCAGGGCGTGCTGGCCGTCGAGGCGTTCAAGGCCGAGGGCGCGCGCGACGTCGAGCTGCTGGCCCTGGCCCAGCTGATCGGTGCGGCCGGGACGCTGGTGGCCCGTCGGCGCGGCATCTCCGTGCTCGGTGACCGCCCGCCGATGGTGTCGGTCACCAACGCCGATCCCGAGCGCATCGTCGCGCTGCTCGACGAGTTCTCCCAGGACGTTCGCACCGTGCTGCCCCCGGTGCTGTCCATCCGCAACGGCCGGCGTTCGGTCGTCATCACCGGCACCCCGGAGCAACTCTCCCGCTTCGAGCTGTACTGCCAGCAGATCTCCGAGAAAGAAGAGGCCGACCGCAAGAACAAGCTCCGCGGCGGCGACGTCTTCGCGCCGGTCTTCGACCCGGTGCGGGTCGAGGTGGGCTTCCACACCCCGCGGCTGGCCGACGGCATCGACATCGTCGGCGCCTGGGCCGAAAAGGTCGGCCTGGACGTGGAGCTGGCCCGGCGCCTGACCGACGCCATCCTGGTTAGCGGTGTCGACTGGGTGGAAGAGATCACCGGCGTGCACAACGCCGGCGCGCGCTGGATTCTCGACCTGGGTCCCGGCGACATCCTGACCCGCCTCACCGCACCGGTGATCCGCGGCCTCGGCGTCGGCATCGTGCCCGCCGCGACCCGCGGCGGCCAGCGCAACCTCTTCACCGTCGGGGCCACCCCCGAGGTGGCACGGCCCTGGTCGAGCTACGCGCCGACCGTCGTGACCCTGCCCGACGGCCGCGTCAAGCTCTCGACGAAGTTCACCCGGCTGACCGGGCGCTCGCCGATCCTGCTCGCGGGCATGACCCCGACCACGGTCGACGCGAAGATCGTCGCCGCCGCGGCCAACGCCGGACACTGGGCCGAGCTGGCCGGTGGCGGGCAGGTCACCGAGGAAATCTTCGGTGCCCGCATCGAGGAGCTGTCCGGATTGCTCGAGCCGGGCCGCACCTACCAGTTCAACACCCTGTTCCTCGACCCCTACCTGTGGAAGCTGCAGGTCGGCGGCAAGCGCCTGGTACAGAAGGCCCGCCAAGCCGGCGCCGCGATCGACGGCCTGGTGATCAGCGCCGGCATCCCGGACCTCGAGGAAGCCGTCGAGCTGATCGACGAGCTCAACGACGTCGGCATCAGCCACGTCGTGTTCAAGCCCGGCACCATCGAGCAGATCCGTTCGGTCATCCGCATCGCGACCGAGGCGCCCACCAAATCGGTGATCGTGCACATCGAGGGTGGGCGCGCCGGCGGTCACCACTCGTGGGAAGACCTCGATGACCTGCTGCTGGCGACCTACTCGGAGCTGCGCTCACGCTCCAACATCACCGTCTGCGTCGGTGGCGGTATCGGCACGCCCGAGCGGGCCGCCGAGTACCTGTCCGGCCGTTGGTCGGAGTCCTACGGCTTCCCGTCGATGCCGATCGACGGCATCCTGGTCGGCACCGCCGCGATGGCCACGCTGGAATCCACCACGTCGCCGTCGGTCAAGCAGATGCTGGTCGAGACCAACGGCACCGATCAGTGGATCGGCGCCGGAAAAGCCCAGGGCGGCATGGCTTCCAGCCGCAGCCAGCTCGGTGCCGACATCCACGAGATCGACAACTCCGCCTCACGCTGCGGCCGGCTGCTCGACGAGGTCGCCGGTGACGCCGACGCCGTTGCCGAGCGCCGCGACGAGATCATCGCCGCGATGGCCGGCACCGCCAAGCCGTACTTCGGCGATGTCCGCGAAATGACCTACCTGCAGTGGTTGCAGCGCTACGTCGAGCTCGCCATCGGTGCGGGCAACTCGACCGCGGACACCGCCTCGCCCGGCAGCCCGTGGCTGGCCGACACCTGGCGCGACCGCTTCCAGCAGATGCTGCAGCGCGCCGAGGCCCGGCTGCACGCCCAGGACCACGGTCCGATCGAAACGCTGTTCGACGACGACGCGCTGCTGGAAAGCCCCCAACAGGCCATCGCCACGCTCGTTGGCCGCTACGCCGACGCCGAAACCGTCGTGTTGCACCCGGCGGATGTGCCGTTCTTCGTCACGCTGTGCAAGACGCTGGGCAAGCCGGTCAACTTCGTGCCGGTCATCGACAAGGACGTGCGGCGCTGGTGGCGCAGCGACTCGCTGTGGCAGGCGCACGACGCCCGCTACGACGCCGACCAGGTGTGCATCATCCCCGGCACCGCGGCGGTCGCCGGCATCACCCGGGTCGACGAGCCCGTCGGTGAACTGCTCGACCGCTTCGAGCAGGCCGCCATCGACGACGTGCTGCGCGCCGGTGGCGAAGCGAAAGCCGTCCGGTCGCGCCGGCTGGGCCGCCCGGATGTGACCGGGCCGCTGGCCGTCGTGCTCGACGCCCCCGATGTGCGGTGGGCCGGGCGCACCGCCACCAACCCGGTGCATCGCATCGCCGACCCGGCCGACTGGCTGGTCCACGAAGGTCAGCGCGCCACGCACTCGTCCACCGGAGCTCGCCTGCAGGTCAAGTCCGACGGCGGTGCCGGCAACGAGCAGGTCGTGCTCAGCGTCCCGGTATCCGGGGTCTGGATTGACATCCCATTCACGTTGCACGCCAACACCATTGACGGCGGCACGCCGGTGGTCTCCACCGACGACGCCACCGCCGCGATGCGCGCGGTCCTGGCGATCGCCGCCGGTGTCGACGGACCGGAATTCCTCCCGCCGGTGACCGACGGGACGGCCACCGTGACGGTGGACTGGGACCCCGAGCGGGTAGCCGACCACACCGGCGTCACGGCCACCTTCGGCGAGCGCCTGGCGCCCAGCCTCACCACGGTGCCCGACGCGTTGGTCGGTCTGTGCTGGCCCGCGGTCTTCTCCACCATCGGCTCCGCGGTCACCGAGGCCGGCGTCCCGGTCGTCGAGGGCTTGCTGAGCCTGGTGCACCTGGACCACGCCGCCCACGTGGTCGGCAAGCTGCCCGCGCAGCCGGCCCAATTGACCGTTACCGCAACGGCTTCGGCGGCGATCGACACCGACATGGGCCGGGTCGTCCCGGTCGCGGTGACGGTGGCCGGCCCCGACGGCGCGACGATCGCCACCCTCGAGGAGCGATTCGCGATCCTCGGGCGGACCGGTTCCGGCGAACTCACCGACCCGTCCCGGGCCGGCGGCGCGGTGTCCGAAAACACCACCGACACTCCGCGCCGGCGCCGCCGCGACGTCACCATGACCGCACCGGTCGACATGCGGCCGTTCGCCGTCGTGTCCGGAGACCACAACCCGATCCACACCGACCGGGCCGCCGCACTGCTGGCCGGCCTGGAATCGCCCATCGTGCACGGCATGTGGCTGTCGGCCGCCGCCCAGCACACGGTGACCGCGACCGACGGCCAGGCCCGCCCGCCGGCTCGCCTGATCGGCTGGACCGCGCGATTCCTGGGCATGGTGCGTCCGGGCGACGAGGTCGACTTCCGGGTCGACCGCGTCGGAATCGACCAGGGCGCAGAGGTTTTGGAAGTCACCGCCAAGGTCGGCACCGACTTGGTGATGTCGGCGACCGCGCGACTGGCCGCGCCGAAGACGGTCTACGCCTTCCCCGGTCAGGGCATCCAGCACAAGGGCATGGGCATGGAGGTCCGGGCCCGGTCCAAGGCCGCCCGCAAGGTGTGGGACGACGCGGACAAGTTCACCCGTGACACCCTGGGTTTCTCGGTGCTGCACGTGGTGCGCGACAACCCGACCAGCCTGATCGCCAGCGGTGTGCACTACCACCACCCCGACGGTGTGCTGTACCTGACGCAGTTCACCCAGGTCGCGATGGCGACCGTGGCGGCCGCACAGGTCGCCGAGATGCGCGAGCAGGGCGCCTTCGTCGAAGGTGCCATCGCTTGCGGGCATTCGGTCGGTGAATACACCGCGCTGGCCTGCGTGCTGGGCGTCTACCAGCTGGAAGCTTTGCTAGAGACCGTGTTCCACCGTGGGTCGAACATGCACGACATCGTGCCGCGCGACGAGATGGGCCGCTCCAACTACCGGTTAGCCGCGATCCGTCCCTCGCAGATCGATCTGCCCGACGACGAGGTCACCGACTTCGTCGCCGAAATCGCCGAGCGCACCGGGGAATTCCTGGAGATCGTGAACTTCAACCTGCGCGGCTCGCAGTACGCGATCGCCGGTACGGTCCGCGGTCTCGAGGCTCTCGAGGAGGAAGTGGAGCGACGCCGCGAGATCAGCGGTGGCAAGCGGTCGTTCATCCTGGTGCCGGGCATCGACGTGCCGTTCCACTCCCGGGTGTTGCGGGTCGGGGTTGCCGACTTCCGCCGCTCGCTGGAGCGGGTCATGCCGCGCGATGCGGATCCCGAGCTGGTGATCGGGCGCTACATCCCCAACCTGGTGCCGCGTCCGTTCACGTTGGATCGCGACTTCATCCAGGAGATCCGGGATTTGGTGCCGGCCGAACCGCTCGACCCGATCCTGGCCGACTACGACACCTGGCTTGCCGAGCGGCCGGGCGAGATGGCCCGCACGGTCTTCATCGAGCTGTTGGCGTGGCAGTTCGCCAGCCCGGTGCGCTGGATCGAAACTCAAGACCTGCTCTTCATCGAGGAGGCCGCCGGTGGCCTGGGTGTGGAGCGGTTCGTCGAGATCGGCGTGAAGTCCGCGCCGACCGTCGCCGGACTGGCCACCAACACCCTCAAGCTGTCCGAATATGCGCACAGCACAGTCGAAGTGCTCAACGCCGAGCGCGACGCGGCGGTGCTGTTCGCCAATGACACCGATCCCGAGCCGGAGGCCGACGAGGCCGCTGAGTCGGCCGCACCGGAAGCCGCGGCAACTCCCGAAGGCGCCGCGCCCGCTCCGGCACCCGCGCCGACCGCGCCCTCGGGCGCGCCACGGCCCGATGACATCGGGTTCGACGCGGCCGATGCGACTTTGGCGCTGATCGCGCTGTCGGCGAAGATGCGCATCGACCAGATCGAGCAGCTGGACTCCATCGAGTCCATCACCGACGGTGCGTCGTCGCGGCGTAACCAGCTGCTGGTCGACCTGGGTTCGGAATTGAACCTGGGCGCCATCGACGGTGCCGCCGAGGCCGACCTGGCCGGGTTGCGGGCGCAGGTGACCAAGCTGGCACGCACCTACAAGCCTTACGGCCCAGTGCTTTCCGACGCGATCAACGACCAGCTGCGCACGGTTCTCGGGCCGTCCGGCAGGCGGCCGGCCGCCATCATCGAGCGGGTCACCAAGACCTGGGAGCTCGGCGAGGGCTGGGCCAAGCACGTCGTCGTCGAGGTCGCGCTGGGAACCCGCGAGGGCACCAGCGTGCGCGGCGGTGCCATGGGGCACCTGCATGAGGGTGCGCTGGCAGACGCCGCTGCCGTCGACAAGGCCATCGACGCCGCGGTCGCCTCGGTCGCTGCACGCCAAGGTGTTTCGGTGGCGCTGCCCTCGGCGGGCGGTGGCGGCGGAGCGACGATCGACGCCGCTGCACTGTCCGAGTTCACCGATCAGATCACCGGCCGTGACGGCGTACTCGCTTCGGCGGCCCGCCTGGTGCTGGGCCAGCTGGGTCTGGACGACTCGGTCAGCGCCGCGCCGGTGGCCACCGACGCCGAGCTCATCGACTTGGTTACCGCCGAATTAGGTTCGGAATGGCCACGTTTGGTGGCGCCGGCGTTCGAGGCCAAGAAGGCCGTCGTGTTCGACGACCGCTGGGCCAGCGCCCGCGAGGACCTGGTCAAGTTGTGGCTGACCGACGAGGGCGACATCGACGCCCAGTGGGTGAGCCTGTCGGAGCGATTCGAGGGCGCCGGCCACGTCGTCGCCACCCAGGCCACCTGGTGGCAGGGCAGGGCGCTGGCGGCGGGCCGTCAGATCCACGCCTCGCTGTTCGGCCGCATCGCCGCGGGCGCCGAGAACCCGGACCCCGGTCCCTACCACAGCGAAGTCGCGGTCGTCACCGGTGCTTCGAAGGGTTCGATCGCCGCGTCCGTCGTGGCCCGACTGCTCGACGGCGGTGCCACCGTCATCGCGACGACGTCCAAGCTGGACGAGGAGCGGCTGGCGTTCTACCGCACGCTGTACCGCGACCACGCTCGGTTCGGTGCGACGCTGTGGGTGGTCGCGGCCAACATGGCCTCCTACTCCGACATCGACGCCCTGGTCGAATGGGTCGGTGCCGAGCAGAGTGAAAGCCTTGGGCCACAGTCGATTCACATCAAGGACGCGCAGACCCCGACACTGCTATTCCCGTTCGCGGCACCGCGGGTGGCCGGCGACCTGTCGGAGGCCGGTTCGCGCTCCGAGATGGAGATGAAGGTTCTGCTGTGGGCGGTGCAGCGGCTGATCGGCGGCCTGTCGAAGATCGGCGCCGAGCGCGACATCGCGTCGCGGTTGCATGTGGTGCTGCCGGGCTCGCCCAACCGCGGAATGTTCGGCGGTGACGGCGCCTACGGCGAGGCCAAGTCCGCGCTGGACGCTCTGGTGAGCCGCTGGCACGCCGAATCCTCGTGGGCCGCGCGAGTCAGCTTGGCGCATGCGCTGATTGGCTGGACCCGTGGCACCGGGCTGATGGGTCACAACGACGCCATCGTCACCGCCGTCGAGGAGGCCGGTGTCACCACCTACTCCACCGACGAGATGGCCGCGATGCTGCTGGCCCTGTGCGATGTGGAGTCGAAGGTCGCCGCGGCCAGCGAGCCGATCAAGGCGGACCTGACCGGCGGTCTGGGCGACATCGAGCTCGACATGGCCGAGCTGGCCGCCAAGGCACGCGAGCAGGCCACTGCCGCAAGCGAAGAGGCGGACGACGAGAGCGGCCGGGGTAACCCGGGAACCGTTGCCGCGCTGCCGTCCCCGCCGCGCGGGTACACCCCGGCACCGCCGCCGGAATGGGCCGACCTCGACCTGGACCCGGCCGATCTCGTGGTGATCGTCGGCGGCGCCGAACTCGGCCCGTACGGGTCGTCGCGCACCCGCTTCGAGATGGAGGTGGACAGCGAGCTGTCGGCCGCCGGCGTCCTCGAACTGGCGTGGACCACCGGGCTGATTCGCTGGGAGGACGACCCCCAACCGGGTTGGTACGACACGCAATCCGGTGATCTGATCGACGAGGCCGAGCTGGTCGAGCGCTACCACGACATCGTCGTCGAGCGCTGCGGCATCCGGGAGTTCGTCGACGACGGCTCGATCGACCCCGATCACGCGTCGCCGCTGCTGGTGTCGGTGTTCCTGGAGAAGGACTTCGCGTTCGTCGTCTCCTCGGAGGCCGACGCCCGCGCCTTCGCCGAGTTCGACCCCGAGCACACGGTGATCCGGCCGGTGCCGGAGTCGAGTGACTGGCAGGTGATCCGCAAGGCGGGCACCGAGATCCGGGTGCCGCGGAAGAACAAGCTGTCGCGCGTCGTCGGCGGCCAGGTCCCGACCGGGTTCGACCCGACGGTGTGGGGCATCAGCCCGGACATGGCCAGTTCCATTGACCGCCTTGCGGTGTGGAACATCGTCGCGACCGTGGACGCATTCCTGTCCGCCGGGTTCAGCCCCGCCGAAGTGATGCGCTACGTGCACCCGAGCCTGGTGGCCAACACCATGGGCACCGGCATGGGTGGCGGCAGCTCGATGCAGACGATGTACCACGGAAACCTGTTGGGCCGTAACAAGCCGAACGACATCTTCCAGGAAGTTCTGCCGAACATCGTTGCCGCGCACGTGGTTCAGTCCTACATCGGCAGCTACGGCTCGATGATTCACCCGGTCGCCGCCTGCGCGACGGCCGCGGTGTCGGTCGAGGAGGGCGTGGACAAGATCCGGCTGGGCAAGGCCGAAATGGTGGTGGCCGGCGGCATCGACGACCTGACGCTGGAAGGCATCATCGGCTTCGGTGACATGGCGGCCACCGCCAGCACCGAGATGATGCGGGACCGGGGCATTGACGACTCGAAGTTCTCCCGGCCCAACGACCGCCGGCGGCTCGGCTTCGTCGAAGCCCAGGGCGGTGGCACCATCCTGCTGGCGCGCGGTGACCTGGCGCTCAAGATGGGCCTGCCGGTGCTCGCGGTGGTGGGCTTCGCGCAGTCGTACGGCGACGGCGTGCACACCTCGATCCCGGCCCCCGGCCTGGGCGCGCTGGGCGCGGGTCGCGGCGGCAAGGAGTCGCCGCTGGCACGCGAACTGGCCAAGCTGGGCGTCGGAGCCGACGACATCGCGGTGATCTCCAAGCACGACACGTCGACCCTTGCCAACGATCCCAACGAGACCGAGCTGCACGAGCGGCTGGCCGACTCGCTGGGCCGGTCCGAGGGTGCTCCGCTGTTCATCGTGTCGCAGAAGAGCCTCACCGGGCACGCCAAGGGCGGCGCGGCGGTCTTCCAGATGATGGGGCTGTGCCAGATGCTGCGCGACGGCGTGATCCCGCCCAACCGCAGCCTGGATTGCGTCGACGACGAGCTATCCGGTTCGGCCCACTTCGTCTGGGTGCGTGACACCCTGCGGCTCGGCGGGAAGTTCCCGCTCAAGGCCGGGATGCTGACCAGCCTCGGGTTCGGTCACGTGTCCGGGCTGGTCGCGCTGGTGCACCCGCAGGCGTTCATCGCAACGCTGGACCCCGAGCAGCGGGACGACTACCAGCGGCGCGCGGACGCACGCCTGCTGGCCGGTCAGCGCCGGCTGGTGTCCGCCATCGCCGGTGGTGAGCCGATGTACCAGCGGCCACCGGACCGTCGCTTCGACCACAGCGCCCCGGAGAAGCGGCAGGAGGCCGCCATGCTGCTGAATCCGGTCGCGCGACTGGGCGATGACGAGGCCTACGTCGGCTGA
- a CDS encoding dipeptidase, which translates to MSDLVERVRDVLPSVRRDLEDLVRIESVWADPARRDEVHRSAQAVADLLSQAGFGDVRIVSEGGAPAVIAQHPAPAGAPTVLLYAHHDVQPEGDRDQWASPPFEPTERNGRLYGRGSADDKAGIATHLAAFRAHDGQPPVGVTVFVEGEEESGSPSLGRLLAAHRDALAADVIVIADSDNWSTEIPALTVTLRGLVDCVVEVATLDHGLHSGIWGGVVPDALSVLVRLLASLHDDDGNVAVAGLHESTAAAVDYPPERVRADSGLLDGVSEIGTGSAPQRLWAKPAITVIGIDTTPIEKASNTLIPRARAKISMRVAPGGDSAAHLDALTAHLRRHTPWGAQVSVTHGDIGEPYAIDASGSVYDAARAAFRQAWGTDAIDMGMGGSIPFIAEFADAFPQAKILVTGVEDPATQAHSINESLHLGVLERAAIAEALLLANLA; encoded by the coding sequence ATGAGCGATCTGGTTGAGCGCGTCCGCGACGTCTTGCCGTCGGTGCGCCGCGATCTTGAGGACCTGGTGCGGATCGAATCGGTGTGGGCCGACCCCGCCCGCCGCGACGAGGTGCACCGCAGTGCGCAGGCAGTAGCGGATCTGTTGTCACAGGCTGGTTTTGGCGATGTGCGCATCGTCAGCGAGGGTGGCGCCCCGGCGGTCATCGCGCAGCATCCCGCACCCGCCGGCGCGCCGACCGTGCTGCTGTACGCGCATCACGACGTGCAGCCCGAGGGTGACCGCGATCAGTGGGCATCGCCTCCGTTCGAGCCGACCGAGCGCAACGGACGGTTGTACGGGCGTGGCAGCGCCGACGACAAGGCCGGTATCGCAACGCATTTGGCCGCATTCCGGGCACACGACGGCCAACCGCCGGTGGGTGTCACGGTCTTCGTCGAGGGGGAAGAAGAATCCGGGTCGCCGTCCCTGGGCCGGCTGCTGGCCGCCCACCGTGACGCGCTGGCCGCCGACGTGATCGTCATCGCCGACTCGGACAACTGGAGCACCGAAATCCCGGCGCTGACGGTAACCCTGCGCGGACTGGTCGACTGCGTCGTCGAGGTCGCCACACTCGACCACGGGTTGCACTCCGGCATTTGGGGCGGCGTGGTGCCCGACGCGCTGAGCGTGCTGGTGCGGCTGCTGGCCAGCCTGCACGACGACGATGGAAACGTGGCGGTGGCCGGTCTGCACGAAAGTACCGCCGCCGCCGTGGATTACCCGCCCGAGCGGGTGCGTGCCGACTCCGGGCTGCTGGACGGGGTGTCGGAGATCGGCACGGGTTCGGCCCCGCAGCGACTGTGGGCCAAACCCGCGATCACCGTGATCGGCATCGACACCACACCGATCGAGAAAGCGTCGAACACGTTGATCCCGCGGGCCCGCGCCAAGATCAGCATGCGGGTCGCGCCCGGTGGCGATTCCGCGGCGCACCTGGACGCGCTGACCGCTCACCTGCGGCGGCATACGCCGTGGGGTGCGCAAGTCAGCGTCACCCACGGCGATATCGGGGAGCCTTACGCCATCGATGCCAGCGGCAGCGTCTACGACGCGGCGCGAGCGGCGTTTCGGCAGGCGTGGGGCACCGACGCGATCGATATGGGCATGGGCGGATCGATCCCGTTCATCGCCGAGTTCGCCGACGCGTTCCCGCAGGCGAAGATCCTCGTCACCGGAGTGGAAGACCCCGCCACCCAAGCCCACAGCATCAACGAGAGCCTGCATCTGGGCGTGCTGGAACGCGCGGCGATCGCCGAGGCGCTACTGCTGGCGAACCTGGCCTAA
- a CDS encoding holo-ACP synthase: MGIVGVGIDLVSIPDFADQVDQPGTVFSETFTPGERRDASDKSSSAARHLAARWAAKEAVIKAWSGSRFSQRPILREDIHRDIEVVTDMWGRPRVRLTGDIAKHLADVTIHVSLTHEGDTAAAVAILETQ; the protein is encoded by the coding sequence ATGGGCATTGTCGGTGTGGGGATCGATCTCGTCTCCATTCCGGATTTCGCCGACCAGGTTGACCAACCGGGAACGGTGTTCTCCGAAACGTTTACGCCGGGTGAGCGTCGTGACGCCTCCGACAAGAGTTCGTCGGCGGCACGTCACCTGGCCGCGCGGTGGGCCGCGAAGGAAGCCGTGATCAAGGCCTGGTCCGGGTCGCGGTTCTCCCAGCGGCCGATCCTGCGTGAGGACATCCACCGCGACATCGAAGTCGTCACCGACATGTGGGGGCGACCGCGGGTGCGGTTGACCGGGGACATCGCCAAGCATCTGGCCGACGTGACGATCCATGTCTCGCTGACTCATGAAGGGGACACCGCGGCCGCGGTCGCGATCCTCGAAACGCAGTGA